One Faecalispora anaeroviscerum genomic window carries:
- a CDS encoding zinc-ribbon domain containing protein: MYEDKTLTCKECGAEFVFTAGEQEFYAAKGFVNEPQRCKSCRDTRKNAAKPEREMFVATCASCGKEAKVPFKPREDRPVYCSECFAKMREEG; this comes from the coding sequence ATGTACGAGGACAAGACTCTCACATGTAAGGAATGCGGCGCGGAATTTGTATTTACTGCCGGCGAGCAGGAGTTTTATGCGGCCAAAGGCTTTGTAAACGAGCCCCAGCGCTGCAAGAGCTGCCGTGATACCCGCAAGAATGCAGCCAAACCGGAACGTGAAATGTTTGTGGCCACCTGCGCTTCCTGCGGAAAAGAAGCAAAGGTTCCGTTTAAGCCCCGTGAGGATCGCCCGGTTTACTGCAGCGAATGCTTTGCAAAGATGAGAGAAGAAGGCTGA
- a CDS encoding Rqc2 family fibronectin-binding protein, with protein MALDGAFLRHLSQELEQAAQGARVEKIYQPNREEMVFLLRTRAEQFKLLISARANSARIHFTRSVPENPKQPPMLCMLMRKRLSGAKLLQIRQPQLERLLFLDFEAVNELGDLVRLTVVSEIMGRYSNIILIDEEGRVIDALKRVDAEMSSERLVLPGLRYELPPAQGKLCLLEVQPQKVLEGLFAQPKEMELSKGLLSVLQGVSPVVCREIQHRVGRGEQVLVHGMTDTQRERLLFFLGRLKQEVEGCSGVPHLVLGPDKKPIDFSFLRPEQYGTSAVVREHASFSELLDAFYEERDHIDRMRVREQDLFRHLTTISDRLSRKINAQRGELVQCAEREHLRVCGDLLNANLYQIEPGLSSVELENFYDESLPKLRIRLDPRLTPSQNAQKYYKDYRKARTAEEKLTEQIAQAQQELLYLDTVLEELSRAETERDLLEVRQELQEQGYLKAPKGSKQKPVAAAAPMEFTVSDEFRVLVGRNNRQNDRLTLKLANNNDIWFHTKNIPGSHTILVTDGKTPTESALLDAARLAAVHSKGKSSSQVPVDYTQVRHVHKPAGAKPGMVIYENYRTMYVTPEEEKS; from the coding sequence ATGGCCTTAGATGGGGCTTTTTTAAGACATTTATCACAGGAGTTGGAGCAGGCGGCGCAGGGGGCCAGGGTAGAGAAGATCTACCAGCCCAATCGGGAAGAGATGGTCTTTCTGCTGCGTACCCGAGCAGAACAGTTCAAGCTTTTGATTTCCGCCCGCGCGAACAGCGCACGGATTCATTTTACACGCTCTGTGCCGGAAAATCCGAAGCAGCCGCCCATGCTGTGTATGCTGATGCGTAAGCGCCTTTCCGGCGCTAAGCTGCTGCAGATTCGTCAGCCGCAGCTGGAACGTCTGCTCTTTCTGGATTTTGAAGCTGTCAATGAACTGGGTGACCTTGTTCGTCTGACAGTGGTTTCCGAAATCATGGGGCGGTACAGCAATATTATTTTAATAGATGAAGAAGGTCGGGTCATCGATGCGCTCAAGCGTGTGGATGCTGAAATGAGTTCCGAACGCCTAGTTCTCCCGGGCCTGCGGTATGAGCTTCCGCCGGCGCAGGGAAAGCTGTGCCTGCTCGAAGTTCAGCCCCAGAAGGTGCTGGAGGGGCTGTTCGCCCAACCGAAGGAAATGGAGCTTTCGAAAGGGCTGCTGTCTGTTTTGCAGGGCGTGTCCCCCGTTGTCTGCCGCGAGATACAGCACCGCGTCGGCCGGGGAGAACAGGTGTTGGTTCACGGGATGACAGATACGCAAAGGGAGCGCCTGCTGTTCTTTTTGGGCCGTTTAAAGCAGGAGGTGGAGGGGTGCTCTGGAGTTCCGCATCTCGTTCTGGGGCCCGACAAAAAGCCGATTGACTTTTCCTTTCTCCGCCCGGAGCAATACGGAACCTCCGCAGTTGTGCGTGAGCACGCCAGCTTTTCGGAGCTTTTGGATGCATTTTACGAAGAGCGCGATCACATTGACCGTATGCGGGTTCGGGAGCAGGATTTGTTCCGACACCTGACGACGATTTCTGACCGGCTCAGCAGAAAAATCAACGCGCAGCGCGGCGAGCTGGTTCAGTGCGCGGAACGGGAGCATTTGCGCGTCTGCGGGGATTTGCTTAACGCCAATCTGTATCAGATCGAGCCGGGCCTGTCCAGCGTGGAGCTGGAGAATTTTTATGACGAATCTTTGCCAAAGCTGCGTATCCGGCTTGATCCGCGGCTTACACCTTCCCAGAACGCGCAGAAATATTATAAGGATTACCGCAAGGCGCGCACGGCGGAGGAAAAGCTGACGGAGCAGATCGCGCAGGCTCAACAGGAGCTTCTATACCTCGATACGGTTCTGGAAGAGCTGAGCCGTGCGGAAACGGAGCGCGATCTGCTCGAGGTTCGGCAGGAACTGCAGGAGCAGGGGTATCTAAAGGCCCCTAAGGGGAGCAAGCAAAAGCCGGTGGCTGCCGCCGCGCCGATGGAATTTACTGTTTCTGACGAATTCCGGGTTCTTGTGGGCCGGAATAACAGGCAGAACGACCGCCTGACGCTGAAGCTTGCCAATAATAATGATATTTGGTTCCATACCAAAAACATTCCAGGTTCCCACACCATTCTGGTGACAGACGGAAAGACACCAACCGAAAGTGCCTTGTTGGATGCTGCGCGCCTGGCTGCCGTTCACAGCAAAGGGAAGTCCTCTTCTCAGGTGCCGGTGGATTATACTCAGGTGCGGCATGTACACAAGCCAGCGGGAGCCAAGCCCGGTATGGTGATTTATGAAAATTATCGTACAATGTATGTAACGCCGGAAGAAGAAAAGTCATGA
- a CDS encoding glycosyltransferase family 2 protein yields the protein MEKNLNGFGGRLVKAGLINEEQLADALLWQKQEDTLLGETLVNHGIITREQLFRFIFTSPGATLGEVLIGNGYIDREQLAEALRYQQQYGGRLGTICVSLGFLTPQQLESTLAQRVAPKGRLGDELLRLGIITQEQLDTALETQKRSGGRLGEILLFLEYVTEEQLYRVLATQGEIGRLGSNVRLADVRALPYKMANRYAAIIIREEKQYTVVAVEAKLGEDAVKDIEAYLGKPIEQVLMTNAERLQFWEQAYRREEILGSVFALYDEQPQNSAIETFTTTQLVVLLALFAVFLLALTANWFTTLLTLVIVFQIAYLSMAIAKFWIVIKGARHNAQLRFSAEEVAAVHEAELPVYTLLIPVYKEKEVLPDLLKRIQNLDYPKYKLDVRILLEENDPETIAVVHAMRLPSYFTPIIVPASKPQTKPKACNYGLLQAKGEYVVIYDAEDRPEPDQLKKAYLAFQQLPEEYVCIQAKLNYFNSRQNLLTRLFTQEYSMWFELLLVGIMQMDIPIPLGGTSNHFKMSFLKRVGGWDPFNVTEDADLGIRLYKYRYKTAILDSRTWEEANSDIGNWIRQRSRWIKGYMQTFFVHMRQPVKFYRQIGFRGMLGYLAMILGTPLLPLLNPIFWGMMVVWLILQPAWVQMFFPGPIYYISVIQLIIGNFIFIYMNIVGTYYVIRDCAIKKDQPFSYGLIRSGLLTPLYWVLMSVAAYKALFQLIVKPHYWEKTLHGLTEQSNVDQMQFIEHLVTVEQIEGRNDENKSSNSIRK from the coding sequence GTGGAGAAAAATCTGAATGGATTTGGCGGACGATTGGTGAAAGCTGGCCTTATCAACGAGGAACAGTTGGCTGATGCGCTTTTGTGGCAAAAGCAGGAGGACACCTTGCTGGGCGAAACTCTGGTCAATCATGGAATCATTACCAGAGAGCAGCTTTTTCGTTTTATCTTCACCAGTCCCGGCGCGACATTGGGCGAAGTTTTGATCGGCAACGGCTATATCGACCGTGAGCAATTAGCCGAGGCGCTTCGCTACCAACAACAATATGGCGGACGATTGGGTACGATCTGCGTTTCCCTTGGCTTTTTGACTCCCCAGCAGTTGGAGTCCACGCTGGCACAGCGTGTTGCGCCCAAAGGTCGGCTGGGGGATGAGCTGCTGCGTTTGGGCATCATTACGCAGGAACAACTGGATACCGCGCTGGAAACTCAGAAGCGCAGCGGCGGGCGATTGGGAGAGATTCTGCTTTTTTTAGAATATGTCACGGAGGAGCAGCTATACCGTGTTTTGGCAACACAAGGAGAAATAGGACGGCTGGGCAGCAATGTGCGCTTGGCAGATGTGCGTGCTCTGCCTTACAAAATGGCCAATCGTTACGCCGCCATCATTATTCGGGAAGAAAAGCAGTATACTGTTGTAGCTGTAGAGGCCAAGCTGGGTGAAGATGCCGTCAAGGACATTGAAGCTTATTTGGGAAAACCCATTGAGCAGGTTCTTATGACCAACGCGGAGCGGCTGCAATTTTGGGAGCAGGCTTATCGCCGCGAGGAGATTCTTGGAAGCGTGTTCGCTCTTTATGATGAACAGCCACAAAACTCCGCAATTGAAACCTTTACCACCACGCAGTTGGTTGTGCTGTTAGCGCTCTTCGCTGTGTTTTTGCTGGCACTAACGGCAAACTGGTTTACTACCCTGCTCACACTGGTGATTGTTTTTCAAATTGCCTATCTTTCGATGGCGATCGCAAAATTTTGGATTGTAATTAAAGGCGCCCGCCATAATGCACAGCTGCGCTTTTCAGCGGAAGAGGTGGCCGCTGTGCATGAGGCCGAGTTGCCGGTATACACTTTGCTCATTCCGGTTTATAAGGAAAAAGAGGTACTGCCTGATCTTTTGAAAAGAATCCAAAATCTTGACTACCCAAAATATAAATTAGACGTTCGGATTTTGCTGGAGGAAAATGACCCCGAAACCATTGCGGTGGTTCATGCAATGCGGTTGCCCAGCTACTTTACCCCCATCATTGTACCTGCATCCAAGCCACAAACGAAACCCAAGGCCTGCAACTACGGGTTGCTGCAAGCAAAGGGGGAATATGTGGTCATCTACGATGCGGAGGACAGACCTGAGCCGGATCAGCTCAAAAAAGCTTATTTGGCTTTTCAACAGTTGCCGGAGGAATATGTGTGCATCCAGGCTAAGCTCAATTATTTCAACAGTCGGCAAAATCTGCTTACCAGACTGTTTACACAGGAGTACAGCATGTGGTTTGAACTTCTGCTGGTAGGCATTATGCAGATGGATATTCCCATCCCGTTGGGGGGCACCTCCAACCACTTCAAGATGAGCTTTTTGAAGCGGGTAGGCGGCTGGGATCCTTTCAACGTAACCGAAGACGCAGATCTGGGTATCAGGCTTTACAAATATCGGTATAAAACCGCTATTTTGGATTCCCGCACTTGGGAGGAAGCCAACAGCGACATTGGCAACTGGATTCGCCAACGTTCTCGCTGGATCAAGGGCTATATGCAGACCTTCTTCGTACATATGCGTCAGCCGGTTAAATTTTACCGTCAGATAGGTTTCCGGGGGATGCTCGGGTATCTGGCCATGATTTTGGGAACTCCGTTACTTCCGCTGCTCAACCCCATCTTCTGGGGAATGATGGTGGTCTGGCTGATCCTTCAGCCAGCGTGGGTACAGATGTTTTTCCCGGGGCCGATTTACTATATCTCGGTGATTCAGTTGATTATTGGCAACTTTATCTTCATCTACATGAATATCGTTGGTACGTATTATGTCATCCGTGACTGCGCGATTAAGAAAGACCAGCCTTTTTCCTATGGGCTGATTCGGTCGGGATTGCTGACCCCGCTATACTGGGTTTTGATGAGCGTTGCGGCCTATAAAGCATTGTTTCAATTGATCGTAAAGCCTCATTATTGGGAAAAGACCCTCCATGGTCTGACTGAACAGTCTAATGTTGATCAGATGCAATTCATTGAACACCTAGTGACCGTAGAGCAAATTGAGGGCAGGAACGATGAAAACAAGTCAAGTAATTCAATTAGAAAGTAA
- a CDS encoding dolichyl-phosphate-mannose--protein mannosyltransferase encodes MYYKPKHAAPRPIHIDRIIFVLILLTEFTYGVYLGYFKGVLLGDAVSRTANAFYVLFCKPYRFTSIGLVWNPLPSVLQLPFVALAHFWRPIVTKGIGAAAVTAFFAAWQGKTLLRTFELLKVERMPSLVITLLFCFNPYIFFYGANGMTEIIASAFAIQAVCALSLWMRTGRASHLLALGVGCVGMFLTRYEAIPFALTLGFGMFLHMLFSQREQRYYPERNWKERFFYVEGTMWVTFLPIIYTVLVWILFNWTITGNPLYFLNSGYSMNAYSAYYTDYGGLVGAIPYVWARIWPFLFALAGLVLIRFLSGTLLSIDTAIIMAVTLGLSIFQFFMIAKGSSGGYVRYLCYPLMLAVAWVPYQLSVLKKAARQIATVILCVVLAFNSAYFVWAFEHSSLMREDTLYMVPAHTEQIADYINTNLRDKRILMDSYLTYYAVMNVDNVDNLVISCTPEFAQAVADPVGYNIDYVIVPQIGSYGNMDALNIAYPNLYWHGEEWCEEVASVEGYKIYKVLK; translated from the coding sequence TTGTATTACAAACCGAAACACGCTGCTCCCCGCCCGATTCATATTGACCGAATCATTTTTGTTTTGATATTGCTTACCGAATTTACCTATGGCGTATATTTAGGCTATTTTAAGGGTGTTCTTCTCGGAGACGCTGTAAGCCGCACTGCCAATGCGTTTTATGTGCTGTTTTGCAAGCCGTATCGCTTCACATCCATAGGGCTTGTGTGGAATCCGTTGCCCAGTGTATTACAACTTCCCTTTGTAGCGCTTGCGCATTTTTGGAGGCCTATTGTCACCAAGGGAATCGGTGCGGCTGCGGTAACGGCATTCTTTGCCGCATGGCAGGGAAAAACGCTCCTGCGTACATTTGAACTGCTAAAGGTAGAACGTATGCCTTCCCTCGTGATCACTTTGCTGTTCTGTTTCAACCCTTATATCTTTTTTTATGGGGCAAATGGCATGACAGAGATTATCGCTTCCGCCTTTGCCATACAGGCCGTTTGCGCACTTTCCCTTTGGATGCGGACGGGGCGGGCCAGCCATCTTCTTGCTTTGGGCGTTGGCTGTGTGGGGATGTTCCTCACTCGCTATGAAGCGATTCCCTTCGCTTTGACTCTTGGTTTTGGGATGTTCCTCCATATGCTGTTCAGTCAGAGGGAGCAGAGATATTACCCAGAAAGAAACTGGAAAGAAAGATTTTTCTATGTGGAAGGAACTATGTGGGTCACCTTCCTGCCGATCATTTACACGGTATTGGTCTGGATTTTATTTAACTGGACCATTACCGGGAATCCTTTATATTTTTTGAACTCGGGTTACTCGATGAATGCCTATTCGGCTTATTACACCGATTATGGTGGCTTGGTTGGGGCGATACCCTATGTGTGGGCTAGAATCTGGCCATTTCTGTTTGCTCTTGCCGGGCTGGTTTTAATACGGTTTCTATCAGGAACCCTTCTAAGCATCGATACTGCTATCATTATGGCAGTAACGCTGGGGCTTTCTATCTTTCAGTTTTTTATGATTGCCAAGGGCTCATCGGGTGGCTATGTGCGGTATCTCTGCTATCCTTTGATGTTGGCCGTAGCGTGGGTGCCTTATCAGCTTTCTGTGCTAAAAAAGGCGGCGCGACAGATAGCCACTGTTATTCTTTGTGTAGTGCTGGCTTTTAATAGTGCTTATTTTGTCTGGGCATTTGAACATTCTTCCCTTATGAGGGAGGATACTCTATATATGGTTCCGGCGCACACCGAGCAGATTGCAGATTATATTAATACCAATTTAAGGGATAAAAGAATCCTGATGGATTCCTATCTGACCTATTATGCTGTTATGAACGTGGATAACGTGGATAATCTGGTGATCAGCTGTACTCCGGAATTTGCGCAGGCGGTGGCGGACCCTGTGGGGTATAATATTGATTATGTCATTGTTCCGCAGATTGGGAGCTATGGCAATATGGATGCCCTGAATATCGCTTATCCCAACCTTTATTGGCATGGGGAGGAATGGTGCGAAGAAGTGGCCTCTGTAGAGGGTTATAAAATCTACAAAGTGCTGAAATGA
- a CDS encoding sigma-70 family RNA polymerase sigma factor has translation MNEGNTDAFVELTARYMGLIRGKASAFRGVPIEAEDLYQEGLLGLLHAAHSYRTSGSASFKTYAGVCIYHQMVTACRSALSRKNLPLHNFVSFYEAEQDDSWTTSFRSDQIANPETLLIDRENLEGLRARINQSLSKMEQEVLFLYLNGCTYQEIAQKQAVSVKAVDNAIQRVRKKLKNPF, from the coding sequence GTGAACGAAGGAAACACAGATGCCTTTGTTGAGCTGACTGCCCGTTATATGGGGTTGATCCGCGGAAAGGCTTCCGCTTTCCGGGGGGTTCCCATTGAAGCTGAGGATCTATATCAGGAGGGCCTGTTGGGGCTACTTCATGCCGCACACAGCTACCGAACCAGTGGTTCCGCCAGTTTTAAAACATACGCAGGGGTTTGTATTTACCATCAGATGGTAACGGCGTGCCGGTCGGCACTCAGCCGAAAAAATCTTCCTTTACATAATTTTGTTTCTTTCTATGAGGCGGAGCAGGATGATAGTTGGACAACTTCATTCCGATCCGATCAGATTGCCAATCCGGAAACATTGTTGATTGACAGAGAAAACCTGGAAGGGCTTAGAGCCCGTATCAATCAGAGCTTGTCTAAAATGGAGCAGGAAGTGCTATTTTTATATTTAAATGGCTGTACGTACCAAGAGATCGCGCAAAAGCAAGCTGTTTCTGTAAAGGCGGTGGATAATGCGATTCAAAGGGTACGAAAAAAACTGAAAAACCCATTTTAG
- a CDS encoding DUF1858 domain-containing protein has translation MSDIKITKDTVIGNILDLDESTAPFFLEMGMHCLGCPASRGESIQEACMVHGVDPDVLVEKLNAHLGAK, from the coding sequence ATGTCAGATATAAAAATCACAAAGGATACTGTCATTGGCAATATTCTTGATTTAGATGAATCCACTGCACCTTTCTTTTTGGAGATGGGTATGCACTGCTTGGGGTGCCCAGCTTCCCGCGGTGAATCGATTCAGGAGGCCTGTATGGTACACGGAGTAGACCCGGATGTGCTTGTAGAGAAGCTGAACGCCCATCTCGGTGCGAAATAA
- a CDS encoding class I SAM-dependent methyltransferase — protein MSRPLFQLDPRLQLCADFVRTGAKMADIGTDHAYLPVWLEKQGRIRSAVAVDVRTGPLRKAEENLKRYQTEKISVRLSDGLAKILPEEADDIVIAGMGGELIARILSEAPWVRREGKRLILQPMTCARELRDYLLQNGFSVLREEAVESRGHVYSVMLMCWQPAQTEVGELYPYIGILRPNTPAARTYIEKQGTALRVRGHGLSAKDPNEAQRLLRVADQLEQLIPKEDLK, from the coding sequence GTGAGCAGACCATTATTTCAGTTAGACCCAAGGCTTCAGCTCTGTGCGGATTTTGTCCGGACGGGGGCTAAAATGGCAGACATCGGCACAGACCATGCCTATCTGCCTGTCTGGCTGGAGAAGCAAGGGCGCATTCGGTCGGCGGTGGCTGTGGATGTCCGTACCGGTCCGCTGAGGAAGGCGGAAGAAAACCTGAAACGCTACCAAACGGAGAAGATCTCCGTGCGCCTCTCGGACGGGCTCGCGAAGATACTGCCGGAAGAAGCGGACGATATTGTGATTGCGGGCATGGGCGGCGAGCTGATCGCCAGAATTTTGTCCGAGGCGCCGTGGGTCAGGCGGGAGGGAAAACGCTTGATACTGCAGCCGATGACCTGTGCACGCGAACTTCGGGACTATTTGCTGCAAAACGGCTTTTCCGTTCTGCGGGAAGAAGCAGTGGAGTCGCGCGGGCATGTATACAGCGTAATGCTTATGTGCTGGCAGCCCGCACAGACTGAGGTTGGGGAGTTGTATCCTTATATCGGCATCCTTCGCCCCAATACCCCTGCGGCCCGTACTTATATTGAAAAACAGGGCACTGCGCTTCGAGTGCGTGGACACGGCCTGAGCGCAAAAGACCCCAATGAGGCGCAGCGACTTTTGCGGGTGGCAGATCAGTTGGAACAGCTCATTCCAAAGGAGGATTTGAAATGA
- a CDS encoding MATE family efflux transporter, which produces MDAQNASLKVINKQFIKYVIPSVIGMVVQALYIVLDGIIVGQGIGEIALAAINIVFPFGMIVIALAMLIAVGGANVYSFYKGQGELVKANNIFCQCLAIAFVIGFVMTLPGFFFREQLVLLAGANEALLLSAMAYLKWMAPFFLFQMIVCLLSVFVRNDNAPRLVMVATVTGAIVNTILDVILILILHYGIEAAAITNGVGMLLELTFYATYFWSKKGMLRIRKPVFHFVDIKRIVSNGFATFLMELSLPAVTFSFNLAIIYHVGTLGVTAYSIVGYVCAIINMVLIGVTQGAQPLMSLYHGQGNKKAFTHIYHLGVRTNIVIPVLLVSVCFIFSDGIVSLFHAGNPELTALTSHMLRLYPLAHIAIGVTLMNILFFQATEQNTFSTAISFLRCIGFIQIFLILSIELFSGKGLYFAFFFGELCHMIISQILVQRAKRLEITAAQTETGINQEIIESET; this is translated from the coding sequence ATGGATGCTCAAAACGCAAGTCTTAAAGTAATTAACAAACAGTTTATCAAGTATGTGATTCCTTCCGTTATCGGCATGGTCGTTCAGGCTCTTTACATTGTTTTAGATGGCATCATTGTGGGACAGGGGATCGGAGAAATTGCACTTGCTGCGATCAATATTGTTTTTCCATTTGGCATGATCGTTATTGCCCTGGCTATGCTGATAGCGGTAGGAGGCGCTAATGTTTACTCTTTTTACAAAGGACAGGGAGAGTTGGTGAAAGCGAACAATATTTTTTGCCAGTGCCTGGCAATCGCCTTTGTAATCGGCTTTGTTATGACCCTTCCGGGGTTCTTTTTTCGGGAGCAGCTGGTCTTGCTCGCAGGGGCTAACGAGGCGTTGCTGCTTTCTGCCATGGCCTATTTAAAATGGATGGCGCCGTTTTTTCTGTTTCAAATGATTGTGTGTCTACTTTCCGTCTTTGTGCGCAATGACAATGCCCCCAGACTCGTAATGGTAGCAACTGTCACTGGAGCAATCGTTAATACCATCCTTGATGTTATCCTTATCCTTATTCTTCATTACGGTATTGAAGCAGCCGCCATAACAAACGGTGTTGGGATGCTGCTGGAGCTTACATTTTATGCAACCTATTTTTGGAGTAAAAAGGGGATGCTCCGGATCAGAAAGCCCGTCTTCCATTTCGTGGACATAAAAAGGATTGTGAGTAATGGCTTTGCTACCTTCCTCATGGAACTCAGCTTGCCTGCCGTTACATTTTCTTTTAATCTCGCAATCATTTACCATGTGGGCACACTCGGAGTGACAGCGTATTCCATTGTCGGTTATGTTTGTGCCATCATCAACATGGTTTTAATTGGTGTTACGCAAGGTGCGCAGCCACTAATGAGCCTCTATCATGGCCAGGGGAATAAAAAGGCTTTTACACATATCTATCACTTGGGGGTACGTACAAATATCGTTATTCCTGTACTGTTGGTATCCGTTTGCTTTATTTTCAGTGACGGAATCGTTTCTTTGTTCCACGCAGGAAACCCTGAGTTAACTGCACTAACCAGTCACATGCTTCGACTTTATCCATTGGCGCACATCGCCATCGGAGTTACTCTGATGAATATTTTGTTCTTCCAGGCAACGGAACAAAACACCTTTTCCACAGCAATCTCTTTTCTGCGATGCATCGGTTTCATCCAGATCTTTCTGATTCTCTCTATCGAACTGTTTTCCGGAAAAGGGCTTTATTTTGCTTTCTTCTTCGGAGAGCTGTGCCATATGATTATTTCACAAATATTGGTGCAACGTGCGAAACGATTGGAAATTACAGCGGCACAAACAGAAACCGGAATAAACCAGGAGATCATTGAAAGCGAGACCTAA
- a CDS encoding Nif3-like dinuclear metal center hexameric protein, whose translation MNMVTAGDIYDFFNVCAPFETAMSFDNAGFLVGDRQVPVSAVLLALDITPGVVEEAARLGAELIISHHPVIFQPLRHIKPQDVPYLLVQRGIAAICAHTNLDLAPGGVNTCLAEALTLEDIRGIKPYAKDGLWEGLVGNLSQSYSPAKFAEFVKQALFCGGLKYVDGGKPIQTVALCGGAGADLLEDAVQAGADAFVTADTKHHQLLLAKQLGITLVDAGHFNTEDVVILPLKNTLQEQFPTVHFQKSEALCDPAQYL comes from the coding sequence ATGAATATGGTAACCGCCGGCGATATTTACGATTTTTTCAATGTCTGCGCTCCGTTTGAGACGGCGATGAGTTTTGATAATGCCGGTTTTCTGGTCGGAGATCGGCAGGTTCCAGTTTCCGCCGTTTTGCTGGCACTCGACATTACGCCCGGTGTAGTGGAGGAAGCAGCCCGGCTAGGCGCTGAACTGATCATCAGTCATCATCCGGTTATTTTTCAGCCGCTGCGCCATATAAAACCGCAGGATGTACCGTATCTTTTGGTACAGCGCGGGATTGCGGCCATCTGCGCCCATACGAATCTCGATCTCGCGCCGGGTGGCGTAAACACCTGCCTGGCGGAGGCTTTGACGCTTGAAGATATTCGTGGGATCAAGCCTTACGCAAAGGACGGACTATGGGAAGGCCTCGTTGGGAATCTGTCGCAAAGCTATTCTCCGGCGAAATTTGCGGAATTTGTGAAACAGGCGTTGTTCTGCGGCGGACTGAAATATGTGGACGGAGGGAAGCCCATCCAAACAGTGGCTTTGTGCGGCGGAGCCGGAGCTGATCTTCTGGAGGATGCGGTGCAGGCCGGGGCGGATGCTTTTGTCACGGCAGACACCAAGCACCATCAGCTGCTTCTGGCAAAGCAGCTCGGCATCACCTTAGTGGATGCCGGCCATTTCAACACCGAGGATGTTGTGATTCTGCCGCTGAAAAACACTCTGCAGGAGCAGTTCCCAACGGTACATTTTCAAAAATCAGAGGCGCTGTGTGATCCTGCACAGTACCTGTAA